One Spinacia oleracea cultivar Varoflay chromosome 4, BTI_SOV_V1, whole genome shotgun sequence DNA segment encodes these proteins:
- the LOC110784811 gene encoding uncharacterized protein produces MIEGSSGSWVDDLPGVLWSARTTVKESTGQTPFSLVYGNDVVLPVEVGVPSPRVTYYDYEKNEAEKRVNLDLLPETRGNTLLKSIAYKQKIARYFNKRVRPRPLHEGDWVLRKIEATGRRSTLEKMGPNWEGPYKIAKVIRPGT; encoded by the coding sequence ATGATCGAGGGATCTAGTGGTTCTTGGGTCGATGACCTGCCTGGTGTCTTATGGTCGGCTCGAACCACTGTCAAAGAATCTACTGGGCAAACTCCTTTCTCACTTGTCTATGGAAACGACGTCGTCCTTCCCGTCGAAGTGGGCGTCCCCTCACCCCGAGTCACTTACTATGATTACGAGAAAAATGAAGCCGAAAAAAGGGTTAATCTCGACTTGCTCCCCGAAACAAGAGGAAACACTCTGCTCAAGTCCATTGCCTATAAGCAGAAGATTGCTCGGTACTTCAACAAAAGAGTTCGTCCTCGACCATTGCACGAAGGAGATTGGGTACTGAGGAAAATTGAGGCAACTGGCCGAAGAAGCACCCTCGAAAAAATGGGACCTAACTGGGAGGGCCCTTACAAGATTGCAAAAGTTATCCGACCTGGCACCTAG